From the genome of Ziziphus jujuba cultivar Dongzao chromosome 6, ASM3175591v1, one region includes:
- the LOC107430356 gene encoding uncharacterized protein LOC107430356 isoform X3: MATNENASLSSLITSLSKSFGQVPLVAVPAVLDCVLASTGLSPLTLFTSLLDTFPTLIQDLNQKEEKLDSDQCSYVVSLIGALCHLLKKIGFKDDALELFIRRSFLPLMKMVHLFNYELLNQVAELFIDVVVKANTWAVVEANVVPVLLRSVSHSLGMLQNEESDILKWDVDSNNLVNDLSTYKERFLSASSSLSLPVSCHILSVMLEAALSNKQIAPILKSVVANGSFEGHNFAGNLIWRLCNMAERMLLQSLEHRSCAVGFLLPIIFKAFVSYSSFEIVIHGKICLFSRNSFFLKIWNCCRTLFSLGPLERRDAYSILSLYLSVLPCSEDCGDVDMGHEVEGFDIRTQKEFWDVIKRGLVDKEGLVRKQSLHILKTALCITEGGQSTLVSETTSYEKCSVPHGMTKRELWAEKEAKSLGVGRICNSIESNCNNQQKWEAFVLLYEMLEEYGTHLVEAAWNNQVSLLLQSFTSYDDFASSLIGAEHEKHSESKGEIFNWLAILWERGFHHDNPQVRCLIMEAFLGIKWQDYGESVNLVPETFILGSFLQGLNDPVHHKEFGVKGIYSSKTIEGAAQFLHQYAICLNARRRVAFLSNLASAAKQLSFSRAGLIGLVECIASAASRVRTDTDDHEAELGGHIFPDIVQEEFESESSPQNGKILLIDSLRFIIESSKQHFNPNYRLRVCEKVLETGASVVCTYNVPLEILLHFISSFPREFTDYGGSLRGKVQQWLLGCGKKHCTVNCSSTKMELLSSLYNFPSRFTSSHYIDNASATCNDEDLNAWEVEAKRWARVLFLAIREESHLMPILTFIQNHGTNICNQNKTLELTPVKFLILATSLVLELQIVQERTTEHGIKFRTRSEFSLLETMDRPSYPDSMVLYQKFTDVFLSIMEELVAFANLSCSIFSFRANMEDSLPSSVKGKLGGPSQRRLSSSTTTVVLQAITSMKAVALISSWCAQFRSYCSLNFAFSFFWKFYWKTISSPVCDSETGAEICLAAYEALTPVVRALASVFSPHSIACIRENDNLSPSDAEGKPLLDSLVLSFLQNINNLLAVGVLVRTRRAVLMNWKWLCLESLLSIPSYARKNGLHLEVNNSFFSNAALKEIFSDLVESLENAGEGSVLAMLRSVRLTLSLFAEGKLSSVFSACNGVDVQMMWHLVRSSWIMHMSCNKRKIAPIAALLSSVLHSSLFSNEHMHMADNAAGPLKWFVEKVVEEGTKSPRTIRLAALHLSGLWLSNPRVIKYYIKELKLLSLYGSVAFDEDFEAELADSHDTKIEISSLETSPDAELTEAFINTELYARVSVAVLFYKLADLADMVGSTNEDEDCHAALEVGKLFLLGLLDAVVSDKDLAKELYKKYSAIHRRKIRAWQMICVLSHFVCQDIVGQVTHHLHISLSRNNLPSVRQYLETFAINVYLKFPSLVGEQLVPILRDYDMRPQALSSYVFIAANIILHASKAVQSSHLDELLPPIVPLLTSHHHSLRGFTQLLVYQVLFKLFPRLDVTTSATKSLEKRCFEDLKAYLVKNSDCTRLRASMEGFLDAYNPTSSVTPAGIFINRVEELEFECVPTSLMEEVLTFLNDVREELRSSMAKDLVTIKNDSLRSNEDHKCPPNANEGNSQTQQDRDVLLDFQKKLTLSKHEKQDTEVGLFLGQKANYKQLVEIEKDGQLLDQMLQSRSLALEKVRASRQDFILVASLLDRIPNLAGLARTCEVFKAAGLAVADVNILRDKQFQLISVTADKWVPIIEVPVNSMKAYLEKKKKEGFSILGLEQTANSVSLDQYTFPKKTDYIFELRDYDLTLPSD; encoded by the exons ATGGCTACAAACGAGAACGCTTCTTTGTCCTCTCTCATCACTTCTCTGTCTAAGAGCTTTGGGCAAGTACCTTTGGTTGCTGTTCCGGCGGTTCTGGATTGTGTCTTGGCTTCTACTGGTTTATCTCCGTTGACCCTTTTCACTTCACTGCTTGATACTTTTCCTACCCTCATTCAG GATTTAAACCAAAAGGAGGAAAAATTGGATTCTGATCAGTGTAGCTACGTGGTTTCTTTAATTGGAGCACTTTGTCACCTTCTAAAGAAAATTG GATTTAAAGATGATGCTTTGGAATTATTTATCCGGAGAAGTTTTCTTCCATTaatgaaaatggtgcatttgTTCAATTATGAATTGCTTAACCAG GTTGCAGAATTATTCATTGATGTTGTGGTTAAGGCAAACACATGGGCAGTTGTTGAGGCAAACGTGGTGCCAGTTTTACTAAGATCAGTTAGTCATTCTTTGGGTATGCTTCAAAATGAAGAATCAGATATCTTAAAATGGGATGTGGACTCTAATAACCTAGTCAATGATTTAAGCACCTATAAAGAACGCTTTCTTTCTGCATCTTCATCACTTTCATTGCCAGTTTCATGCCACATTCTAAGTGTAATGCTTGAGGCAGCCCTTTCAAACAAGCAAATAGCTCCAATCTTAAAATCAGTGGTTGCAAATGGGAGTTTTGAGGGTCATAATTTTGCTGGTAACTTGATTTGGCGTCTTTGTAATATGGCTGAACGGATGTTGTTGCAAAGTTTGGAACATCGCTCCTGTGCAGTTGGCTTTCTTTTGCCAATCATTTTCAAAGCATTTGTTTCTTACAGTTCATTTGAAATCGTAATTCATGGGAAGATATGTCTGTTTTCAAG GAACAGTTTCTTTCTGAAAATTTGGAACTGCTGTAGAACACTTTTTTCTCTTGGTCCTTTGGAGAGAAGAGATGCCTATAGCATACTGTCTCTGTACTTGTCTGTCTTGCCTTGTTCAGAAGATTGTGGAGATGTTGATATGGGTCATGAAGTGGAAGGATTTGATATAAGAACCCAAAAGGAATTTTGGGATGTAATTAAAAGAGGCTTG GTTGATAAGGAGGGATTAGTGAGAAAACAGTCATTGCATATATTAAAGACAGCGCTATGTATCACAGAAGGTGGCCAATCCACTTTGGTTTCAGAGACTACATCATATGAAAAATGTTCAGTACCTCATGGCATGACGAAAAGGGAACTCTGGGCTGAAAAGGAAGCCAAGTCATTGGGTGTAGGGAGAATTTGCAATTCCATTGAGTCAAATTGTAACAACCAGCAGAAATGGGAAGCATTTGTATTACTATATGAGATGCTTGAAGAGTATGGTACTCACTTGGTTGAAGCAGCATGGAATAATCAG GTATCCTTGTTGCTTCAGTCTTTTACCTCTTATGATGATTTTGCGAGCTCTCTCATCGGGGCAGAACATGAAAAACACAGTGAAAGTAAAGGTGAAATCTTTAATTGGTTAGCAATTTTGTGGGAGAGGGGTTTCCATCATGATAATCCACAAG TTAGGTGCTTGATAATGGAGGCATTTTTGGGCATCAAGTGGCAGGATTATGGAGAATCTGTAAACTTAGTGCCCGAAACATTTATCCTCGGTTCTTTTTTGCAAGGGTTGAATGATCCCGTGCACCACAAAGAATTTG GTGTAAAAGGAATATATTCATCTAAGACAATTGAAGGGGCAGCTCAGTTCTTACACCAATATGCTATTTGTCTGAATGCAAG GAGGAGGGTTGCTTTTTTGAGCAATTTAGCATCTGCTGCCAAGCAGCTATCTTTCAGTAGAGCTGGGTTGATTGGCCTTGTTGAATGCATAGCTTCTGCTGCCTCTAGAGTTAGAACAGATACTGATGACCATGAAGCAGAATTGGGTGGACATATATTTCCTGACATCGTGCAAGAGGAATTTGAGTCAGAAAGTTCTCCCCAAAATGGCAAAATCCTTTTAATTGATTCTTTGAGATTTATAATTGAGAGCAgcaaacaacatttcaatcctAACTATCGTCTTCGAG TTTGTGAAAAAGTCTTGGAAACTGGTGCTTCAGTGGTGTGTACTTATAATGTACCTCTTGAGATACTTTTGCACTTCATTTCGTCATTTCCACGGGAATTTACTGATTATGGTG GTTCCTTAAGAGGAAAAGTACAGCAATGGCTTTTGGGTTGTGGAAAGAAGCACTGTACTGTCAATTGTTCCAGTACCAAGATGGAGCTCCTGAGTAGTCTTTACAACTTCCCCAGTAGGTTTACAAGTTCTCATTATATTGATAATGCCTCAGCGACTTGTAATGATGAAGACCTGAATGCATGGGAGGTTGAAGCTAAAAGATGGGCAAGAGTGCTTTTTCTTGCTATCAGGGAGGAAAGTCATTTGATGCCTATATTAACG TTCATTCAAAACCATGGTACTAATATCtgcaatcaaaataaaacattgGAGTTGACACCAGTTAAATTTCTTATCTTGGCCACAAGCTTGGTTCTGGAGCTTCAGATAGTGCAAGAACGAACTACTGAACATGGTATCAAATTTAGAACCAGATCAGAATTTAGCTTGCTTGAAACAATGGATCGCCCAAGTTATCCAGATTCTATGGTTTTATATCAGAAGTTCACCGATGTTTTTCTCTCTATAATG GAGGAGCTGGTCGCATTTGCAAACTTGTCTTGTTCAATATTCTCTTTCAGGGCAAACATGGAGGATTCCCTCCCTAGTTCTGTGAAAGGAAAACTTGGAGGCCCTAGTCAACGCAGATTGTCATCTTCTACAACAACTGTTGTTTTGCAAGCT ATAACCTCCATGAAGGCTGTTGCACTAATATCATCATGGTGTGCACAGTTTCGAAGTTATTGTTCACTGAATTTTGCTTTCAGCTTCTTTTGGAAATTCTACTGGAAGACTATTTCATCTCCAGTTTGTGATTCAGAG ACTGGTGCAGAAATCTGTCTTGCAGCTTATGAAGCATTAACTCCTGTTGTCAGAGCACTAGCATCTGTGTTTTCTCCCCATAGTATTGCTTGCATCAGAGAAAATGACAACTTATCGCCATCGGATGCTGAAGGCAAACCTCTGTTAGATTCCTtggttctttcttttcttcagaaTATCAATAATCTTCTTGCAGTTGGAGTTTTGGTACGAACACGGCGAGCAGTTCTAATGAATTGGAAG tggCTATGCCTAGAATCTCTGTTGTCAATTCCTAGCTATGCTAGGAAAAACGGCCTTCACCTAGAGGTCAATAACTCTTTCTTCTCAAATGCTGCTCTTAAGGAGATTTTCAGTGATCTTGTTGAGAG CCTTGAGAATGCCGGGGAAGGTTCTGTATTAGCGATGCTAAGATCAGTCAGGTTAACTTTGAGCCTATTTGCTGAAGGAAAATTAAGTTCTGTATTCTCAGCATGCAATGGGGTGGACGTTCAG ATGATGTGGCATTTGGTCCGTTCTTCATGGATAATGCATATGAGCTGCAACAAGCGGAAGATTGCTCCAATTGCTGCCCTTTTGTCTTCTGTTCTGCATTCTTCCCTCTTTAGCAATGAGCATATGCATATGGCTGATAATGCAGCTGGGCCTCTTAAGTGG TTTGTTGAAAAAGTTGTTGAAGAAGGCACGAAGAGTCCTCGTACAATTCGTCTAGCAGCATTACACTTGTCAGGGCTGTGGCTATCAAATCCTAGGGTTATAAAGTACTACATTAAGGAGCTGAAACTCCTATCACTATATGGTTCTG TTGCATTTGATGAGGATTTTGAAGCTGAATTAGCTGATAGTCATGATACAAAGATTGAAATATCATCACTGGAAACAAGTCCTGATGCTGAACTAACTGAA GCATTTATCAACACGGAATTGTATGCTCGTGTGTCAGTTGCTGTTCTTTTTTACAAGCTAGCTGATTTGGCTGATATGGTGGGATCAACAAATGAAGATGAAGATTGTCATGCTGCTTTGGAAGTGGGAAAATTGTTTCTCCTTGGGCTTCTTGATGCagtg GTAAGTGACAAGGATCTTGCAAAGGAGTTGTATAAGAAGTACAGTGCA ATCCATAGGCGGAAGATACGTGCCTGGCAAATGATATGTGTTTTGTCACATTTTGTATGTCAAGATATTGTTGGCCAAGTCACACATCACTTGCATATATCCCTCTCT AGAAACAACTTACCATCAGTAAGGCAATATCTGGAGACCTTTGCAATTAATGTATACTTGAAGTTTCCATCTCTG GTTGGGGAGCAATTAGTTCCTATATTACGAGATTATGACATGAGGCCACAG GCACTCTCTTCTTATGTATTTATAGCAGCTAACATCATCCTGCATGCATCGAAAGCAGTTCAATCTAGCCATTTAGATGAATTACTTCCTCCAATAGTTCCATTATTAACCTCGCATCACCACAGCTTACGTGGTTTTACCCAG TTACTGGTATACCAAgttcttttcaaattatttccGCGATTAGATGTTACAACCTCTGCAACCAAGTCTTTAGAGAAGAGGTGCTTTGAGGATCTGAAAGCATACCTGGTGAAGAACTCCGACTGTACACG cttgcgAGCATCGATGGAAGGATTTCTTGATGCCTACAATCCTACTAGCTCGGTTACCCCTGCTGGAATCTTCATCAATCGGGTTGAG GAACTAGAGTTTGAATGTGTGCCAACATCCCTCATGGAGGAAGTGCTCACCTTTCTGAAT GATGTGAGGGAAGAACTTAGGAGTTCAATGGCAAAGGATTTGGTGACCATCAAGAATGACAGCTTAAGGAGTAATGAAGACCATAAATGCCCACCTAATGCCAACGAAGGAAATTCACAAACTCAGCAGGACAGAGATGTCTTGTTAGATTTTCAGAAAAAGCTTACTCTCTCTAAACACGAGAAACAAGACACTGAAGTTGGTTTGTTCTTAGGCCAGAAAGCAAATTACAAGCAACTTGTGG AAATAGAAAAGGATGGTCAGCTTCTTGATCAAATGTTGCAATCTAGAAGTCTGGCTTTGGAAAAAGTAAGAGCCAGTCGACAAGATTTTATTCTTGTAGCATCACTGCTTGATCGAATACCTAATCTTGCTGGATTGGCACGGACATGTGAG GTTTTTAAGGCAGCAGGTTTGGCAGTTGCAGATGTAAACATTTTACGTGATAAACAATTTCAACTCATCAG tgTAACAGCAGATAAGTGGGTTCCTATCATTGAAGTCCCAGTGAATAGCATGAAGGCTTACctggagaaaaagaagaaagaaggctTCTCTATTTTGGGATTGGAGCAAACGGCAAATAGTGTATCTCTTGATCAGTACACCTTTCCCAAAAAGACA GATTATATATTCGAACTTCGGGATTATGACCTAACTTTGCCGTCAGACTAA
- the LOC107430356 gene encoding uncharacterized protein LOC107430356 isoform X4 has product MLQNEESDILKWDVDSNNLVNDLSTYKERFLSASSSLSLPVSCHILSVMLEAALSNKQIAPILKSVVANGSFEGHNFAGNLIWRLCNMAERMLLQSLEHRSCAVGFLLPIIFKAFVSYSSFEIVIHGKICLFSRNSFFLKIWNCCRTLFSLGPLERRDAYSILSLYLSVLPCSEDCGDVDMGHEVEGFDIRTQKEFWDVIKRGLVDKEGLVRKQSLHILKTALCITEGGQSTLVSETTSYEKCSVPHGMTKRELWAEKEAKSLGVGRICNSIESNCNNQQKWEAFVLLYEMLEEYGTHLVEAAWNNQVSLLLQSFTSYDDFASSLIGAEHEKHSESKGEIFNWLAILWERGFHHDNPQVRCLIMEAFLGIKWQDYGESVNLVPETFILGSFLQGLNDPVHHKEFGVKGIYSSKTIEGAAQFLHQYAICLNARRRVAFLSNLASAAKQLSFSRAGLIGLVECIASAASRVRTDTDDHEAELGGHIFPDIVQEEFESESSPQNGKILLIDSLRFIIESSKQHFNPNYRLRVCEKVLETGASVVCTYNVPLEILLHFISSFPREFTDYGGSLRGKVQQWLLGCGKKHCTVNCSSTKMELLSSLYNFPSRFTSSHYIDNASATCNDEDLNAWEVEAKRWARVLFLAIREESHLMPILTFIQNHGTNICNQNKTLELTPVKFLILATSLVLELQIVQERTTEHGIKFRTRSEFSLLETMDRPSYPDSMVLYQKFTDVFLSIMEELVAFANLSCSIFSFRANMEDSLPSSVKGKLGGPSQRRLSSSTTTVVLQAITSMKAVALISSWCAQFRSYCSLNFAFSFFWKFYWKTISSPVCDSETGAEICLAAYEALTPVVRALASVFSPHSIACIRENDNLSPSDAEGKPLLDSLVLSFLQNINNLLAVGVLVRTRRAVLMNWKWLCLESLLSIPSYARKNGLHLEVNNSFFSNAALKEIFSDLVESLENAGEGSVLAMLRSVRLTLSLFAEGKLSSVFSACNGVDVQMMWHLVRSSWIMHMSCNKRKIAPIAALLSSVLHSSLFSNEHMHMADNAAGPLKWFVEKVVEEGTKSPRTIRLAALHLSGLWLSNPRVIKYYIKELKLLSLYGSVAFDEDFEAELADSHDTKIEISSLETSPDAELTEAFINTELYARVSVAVLFYKLADLADMVGSTNEDEDCHAALEVGKLFLLGLLDAVVSDKDLAKELYKKYSAIHRRKIRAWQMICVLSHFVCQDIVGQVTHHLHISLSRNNLPSVRQYLETFAINVYLKFPSLVGEQLVPILRDYDMRPQALSSYVFIAANIILHASKAVQSSHLDELLPPIVPLLTSHHHSLRGFTQLLVYQVLFKLFPRLDVTTSATKSLEKRCFEDLKAYLVKNSDCTRLRASMEGFLDAYNPTSSVTPAGIFINRVEELEFECVPTSLMEEVLTFLNDVREELRSSMAKDLVTIKNDSLRSNEDHKCPPNANEGNSQTQQDRDVLLDFQKKLTLSKHEKQDTEVGLFLGQKANYKQLVEIEKDGQLLDQMLQSRSLALEKVRASRQDFILVASLLDRIPNLAGLARTCEVFKAAGLAVADVNILRDKQFQLISVTADKWVPIIEVPVNSMKAYLEKKKKEGFSILGLEQTANSVSLDQYTFPKKTVLVLGREKEGVPVDIIHILDACIEIPQLGVVRSLNVHVSGAIALWEYTRQQRSQ; this is encoded by the exons ATGCTTCAAAATGAAGAATCAGATATCTTAAAATGGGATGTGGACTCTAATAACCTAGTCAATGATTTAAGCACCTATAAAGAACGCTTTCTTTCTGCATCTTCATCACTTTCATTGCCAGTTTCATGCCACATTCTAAGTGTAATGCTTGAGGCAGCCCTTTCAAACAAGCAAATAGCTCCAATCTTAAAATCAGTGGTTGCAAATGGGAGTTTTGAGGGTCATAATTTTGCTGGTAACTTGATTTGGCGTCTTTGTAATATGGCTGAACGGATGTTGTTGCAAAGTTTGGAACATCGCTCCTGTGCAGTTGGCTTTCTTTTGCCAATCATTTTCAAAGCATTTGTTTCTTACAGTTCATTTGAAATCGTAATTCATGGGAAGATATGTCTGTTTTCAAG GAACAGTTTCTTTCTGAAAATTTGGAACTGCTGTAGAACACTTTTTTCTCTTGGTCCTTTGGAGAGAAGAGATGCCTATAGCATACTGTCTCTGTACTTGTCTGTCTTGCCTTGTTCAGAAGATTGTGGAGATGTTGATATGGGTCATGAAGTGGAAGGATTTGATATAAGAACCCAAAAGGAATTTTGGGATGTAATTAAAAGAGGCTTG GTTGATAAGGAGGGATTAGTGAGAAAACAGTCATTGCATATATTAAAGACAGCGCTATGTATCACAGAAGGTGGCCAATCCACTTTGGTTTCAGAGACTACATCATATGAAAAATGTTCAGTACCTCATGGCATGACGAAAAGGGAACTCTGGGCTGAAAAGGAAGCCAAGTCATTGGGTGTAGGGAGAATTTGCAATTCCATTGAGTCAAATTGTAACAACCAGCAGAAATGGGAAGCATTTGTATTACTATATGAGATGCTTGAAGAGTATGGTACTCACTTGGTTGAAGCAGCATGGAATAATCAG GTATCCTTGTTGCTTCAGTCTTTTACCTCTTATGATGATTTTGCGAGCTCTCTCATCGGGGCAGAACATGAAAAACACAGTGAAAGTAAAGGTGAAATCTTTAATTGGTTAGCAATTTTGTGGGAGAGGGGTTTCCATCATGATAATCCACAAG TTAGGTGCTTGATAATGGAGGCATTTTTGGGCATCAAGTGGCAGGATTATGGAGAATCTGTAAACTTAGTGCCCGAAACATTTATCCTCGGTTCTTTTTTGCAAGGGTTGAATGATCCCGTGCACCACAAAGAATTTG GTGTAAAAGGAATATATTCATCTAAGACAATTGAAGGGGCAGCTCAGTTCTTACACCAATATGCTATTTGTCTGAATGCAAG GAGGAGGGTTGCTTTTTTGAGCAATTTAGCATCTGCTGCCAAGCAGCTATCTTTCAGTAGAGCTGGGTTGATTGGCCTTGTTGAATGCATAGCTTCTGCTGCCTCTAGAGTTAGAACAGATACTGATGACCATGAAGCAGAATTGGGTGGACATATATTTCCTGACATCGTGCAAGAGGAATTTGAGTCAGAAAGTTCTCCCCAAAATGGCAAAATCCTTTTAATTGATTCTTTGAGATTTATAATTGAGAGCAgcaaacaacatttcaatcctAACTATCGTCTTCGAG TTTGTGAAAAAGTCTTGGAAACTGGTGCTTCAGTGGTGTGTACTTATAATGTACCTCTTGAGATACTTTTGCACTTCATTTCGTCATTTCCACGGGAATTTACTGATTATGGTG GTTCCTTAAGAGGAAAAGTACAGCAATGGCTTTTGGGTTGTGGAAAGAAGCACTGTACTGTCAATTGTTCCAGTACCAAGATGGAGCTCCTGAGTAGTCTTTACAACTTCCCCAGTAGGTTTACAAGTTCTCATTATATTGATAATGCCTCAGCGACTTGTAATGATGAAGACCTGAATGCATGGGAGGTTGAAGCTAAAAGATGGGCAAGAGTGCTTTTTCTTGCTATCAGGGAGGAAAGTCATTTGATGCCTATATTAACG TTCATTCAAAACCATGGTACTAATATCtgcaatcaaaataaaacattgGAGTTGACACCAGTTAAATTTCTTATCTTGGCCACAAGCTTGGTTCTGGAGCTTCAGATAGTGCAAGAACGAACTACTGAACATGGTATCAAATTTAGAACCAGATCAGAATTTAGCTTGCTTGAAACAATGGATCGCCCAAGTTATCCAGATTCTATGGTTTTATATCAGAAGTTCACCGATGTTTTTCTCTCTATAATG GAGGAGCTGGTCGCATTTGCAAACTTGTCTTGTTCAATATTCTCTTTCAGGGCAAACATGGAGGATTCCCTCCCTAGTTCTGTGAAAGGAAAACTTGGAGGCCCTAGTCAACGCAGATTGTCATCTTCTACAACAACTGTTGTTTTGCAAGCT ATAACCTCCATGAAGGCTGTTGCACTAATATCATCATGGTGTGCACAGTTTCGAAGTTATTGTTCACTGAATTTTGCTTTCAGCTTCTTTTGGAAATTCTACTGGAAGACTATTTCATCTCCAGTTTGTGATTCAGAG ACTGGTGCAGAAATCTGTCTTGCAGCTTATGAAGCATTAACTCCTGTTGTCAGAGCACTAGCATCTGTGTTTTCTCCCCATAGTATTGCTTGCATCAGAGAAAATGACAACTTATCGCCATCGGATGCTGAAGGCAAACCTCTGTTAGATTCCTtggttctttcttttcttcagaaTATCAATAATCTTCTTGCAGTTGGAGTTTTGGTACGAACACGGCGAGCAGTTCTAATGAATTGGAAG tggCTATGCCTAGAATCTCTGTTGTCAATTCCTAGCTATGCTAGGAAAAACGGCCTTCACCTAGAGGTCAATAACTCTTTCTTCTCAAATGCTGCTCTTAAGGAGATTTTCAGTGATCTTGTTGAGAG CCTTGAGAATGCCGGGGAAGGTTCTGTATTAGCGATGCTAAGATCAGTCAGGTTAACTTTGAGCCTATTTGCTGAAGGAAAATTAAGTTCTGTATTCTCAGCATGCAATGGGGTGGACGTTCAG ATGATGTGGCATTTGGTCCGTTCTTCATGGATAATGCATATGAGCTGCAACAAGCGGAAGATTGCTCCAATTGCTGCCCTTTTGTCTTCTGTTCTGCATTCTTCCCTCTTTAGCAATGAGCATATGCATATGGCTGATAATGCAGCTGGGCCTCTTAAGTGG TTTGTTGAAAAAGTTGTTGAAGAAGGCACGAAGAGTCCTCGTACAATTCGTCTAGCAGCATTACACTTGTCAGGGCTGTGGCTATCAAATCCTAGGGTTATAAAGTACTACATTAAGGAGCTGAAACTCCTATCACTATATGGTTCTG TTGCATTTGATGAGGATTTTGAAGCTGAATTAGCTGATAGTCATGATACAAAGATTGAAATATCATCACTGGAAACAAGTCCTGATGCTGAACTAACTGAA GCATTTATCAACACGGAATTGTATGCTCGTGTGTCAGTTGCTGTTCTTTTTTACAAGCTAGCTGATTTGGCTGATATGGTGGGATCAACAAATGAAGATGAAGATTGTCATGCTGCTTTGGAAGTGGGAAAATTGTTTCTCCTTGGGCTTCTTGATGCagtg GTAAGTGACAAGGATCTTGCAAAGGAGTTGTATAAGAAGTACAGTGCA ATCCATAGGCGGAAGATACGTGCCTGGCAAATGATATGTGTTTTGTCACATTTTGTATGTCAAGATATTGTTGGCCAAGTCACACATCACTTGCATATATCCCTCTCT AGAAACAACTTACCATCAGTAAGGCAATATCTGGAGACCTTTGCAATTAATGTATACTTGAAGTTTCCATCTCTG GTTGGGGAGCAATTAGTTCCTATATTACGAGATTATGACATGAGGCCACAG GCACTCTCTTCTTATGTATTTATAGCAGCTAACATCATCCTGCATGCATCGAAAGCAGTTCAATCTAGCCATTTAGATGAATTACTTCCTCCAATAGTTCCATTATTAACCTCGCATCACCACAGCTTACGTGGTTTTACCCAG TTACTGGTATACCAAgttcttttcaaattatttccGCGATTAGATGTTACAACCTCTGCAACCAAGTCTTTAGAGAAGAGGTGCTTTGAGGATCTGAAAGCATACCTGGTGAAGAACTCCGACTGTACACG cttgcgAGCATCGATGGAAGGATTTCTTGATGCCTACAATCCTACTAGCTCGGTTACCCCTGCTGGAATCTTCATCAATCGGGTTGAG GAACTAGAGTTTGAATGTGTGCCAACATCCCTCATGGAGGAAGTGCTCACCTTTCTGAAT GATGTGAGGGAAGAACTTAGGAGTTCAATGGCAAAGGATTTGGTGACCATCAAGAATGACAGCTTAAGGAGTAATGAAGACCATAAATGCCCACCTAATGCCAACGAAGGAAATTCACAAACTCAGCAGGACAGAGATGTCTTGTTAGATTTTCAGAAAAAGCTTACTCTCTCTAAACACGAGAAACAAGACACTGAAGTTGGTTTGTTCTTAGGCCAGAAAGCAAATTACAAGCAACTTGTGG AAATAGAAAAGGATGGTCAGCTTCTTGATCAAATGTTGCAATCTAGAAGTCTGGCTTTGGAAAAAGTAAGAGCCAGTCGACAAGATTTTATTCTTGTAGCATCACTGCTTGATCGAATACCTAATCTTGCTGGATTGGCACGGACATGTGAG GTTTTTAAGGCAGCAGGTTTGGCAGTTGCAGATGTAAACATTTTACGTGATAAACAATTTCAACTCATCAG tgTAACAGCAGATAAGTGGGTTCCTATCATTGAAGTCCCAGTGAATAGCATGAAGGCTTACctggagaaaaagaagaaagaaggctTCTCTATTTTGGGATTGGAGCAAACGGCAAATAGTGTATCTCTTGATCAGTACACCTTTCCCAAAAAGACA GTACTCGTTCTTGGACGTGAAAAGGAAGGTGTCCCGGTGGATATTATACATATTCTGGATGCTTGCATTGAGATTCCGCAATTGGGAGTCGTGAGATCTCTCAATGTGCATGTCAGTGGTGCCATTGCTCTCTGGGAGTATACTAGGCAACAAAGATCACAATAA